In the genome of Xanthomonas translucens pv. cerealis, one region contains:
- a CDS encoding M3 family metallopeptidase, with amino-acid sequence MTNPLLDFSGLPRFDAIQPEHIGPAIDTLLAAAEAAVAHAEQVAPVSWDSFVVPLDDATERLWRAWGQVNHLQGVVNTPALREAYNANLPRLTRFSSALGQNLALFAQYRALAATPEAAGDDAARRKVLDNALRDFRLGGAELGDADKQRFAAIQEELSALSAKFSQNVLDATDAWSLLIDEPSRLAGLPDDVVAAARAAADKDGQAGWKLTLQMPCYLPVQMYAEDRALRETLYRANAIRASEFGDPALDNSAAIERILALRGELAGLLGFASYAEYSLATKMARSPDEVLGFLRDLAARAKPYAQRDRAELEAYAREHLGLDELQAWDLAYASEKLKQARYSFSEQEVKQYFTEPKVLDGLFGVINDLYGLQVQADTAPVWHPDVRFFRVSDAQGRLVGQFYLDLYAREGKRGGAWMDDCRNRRDRADGVQTPLVYLVCNFGRGGDGKPATFTHNEVTTVFHEMGHGLHQLLTQVGELGVAGINGVEWDAVELPSQFMENFCWEWPRLQAMTAHVDSGEPLPRALFDKMLAAKNYQSGMFTVRQLEFALFDMQLHHAFDVAGDSMLQLLERVRDEVAVNRPPAWNRFPHQFSHIFAGGYGAGYYSYKWAEVLSADAYAAFEEAPDQLAATGARFLQEILARGGSRPALQNFTAFRGRAPELDALLRHSGMAG; translated from the coding sequence ATGACCAATCCCCTGCTCGATTTTTCCGGCCTGCCGCGCTTCGATGCGATCCAGCCCGAGCACATCGGCCCGGCGATCGACACGCTGCTGGCGGCCGCCGAGGCCGCGGTCGCGCACGCCGAGCAGGTCGCGCCGGTGAGCTGGGACAGCTTCGTGGTGCCGCTGGACGATGCCACCGAGCGCCTGTGGCGCGCCTGGGGCCAGGTCAACCACCTGCAGGGCGTGGTCAACACGCCGGCGCTGCGCGAGGCCTACAACGCCAACCTGCCCAGGCTGACGCGCTTCTCCAGCGCGCTGGGGCAGAACCTGGCGCTGTTCGCGCAATACCGCGCGCTGGCCGCCACACCCGAGGCCGCCGGCGACGACGCCGCGCGGCGCAAGGTGCTGGACAACGCGCTGCGCGATTTCCGCCTGGGCGGCGCCGAACTGGGCGATGCCGACAAGCAGCGTTTCGCCGCGATCCAGGAAGAACTGTCGGCGCTGTCGGCGAAGTTTTCGCAGAACGTGCTCGACGCCACCGATGCGTGGTCGCTGCTGATCGACGAGCCGTCGCGTTTGGCCGGCCTGCCTGACGACGTGGTCGCCGCGGCGCGCGCGGCGGCGGACAAGGACGGCCAGGCCGGCTGGAAACTGACCCTGCAGATGCCGTGCTACCTACCGGTGCAGATGTACGCCGAGGACCGCGCGCTGCGCGAGACCCTGTACCGCGCCAACGCGATCCGCGCCTCGGAGTTCGGCGACCCGGCGCTGGACAACAGCGCAGCGATCGAACGCATCCTGGCGCTGCGCGGCGAACTGGCCGGCCTGCTCGGCTTCGCCAGTTACGCCGAATATTCGCTGGCGACCAAGATGGCGCGCAGCCCCGACGAGGTGCTGGGTTTCCTGCGCGACCTGGCCGCGCGCGCCAAGCCTTACGCGCAGCGCGACCGCGCCGAACTGGAAGCCTATGCGCGCGAACACCTGGGCCTGGACGAGCTGCAGGCCTGGGACCTGGCCTACGCCAGCGAAAAGCTCAAGCAGGCGCGCTACAGCTTCTCCGAGCAGGAAGTGAAGCAGTATTTCACCGAACCGAAGGTGCTGGATGGCCTGTTCGGCGTCATCAACGACCTGTACGGCCTGCAGGTGCAAGCGGACACTGCGCCGGTCTGGCATCCGGACGTGCGCTTCTTCCGCGTCAGCGATGCGCAAGGCCGCCTGGTCGGACAGTTCTACCTCGACCTGTACGCGCGCGAGGGCAAGCGCGGCGGCGCCTGGATGGACGACTGCCGCAACCGCCGCGACCGCGCCGACGGCGTGCAGACGCCGCTGGTCTACCTGGTGTGCAACTTCGGCCGCGGCGGCGACGGCAAGCCGGCCACCTTCACCCACAACGAAGTCACCACCGTGTTCCACGAGATGGGCCACGGCCTGCACCAGTTGCTGACCCAGGTCGGAGAACTCGGCGTGGCCGGCATCAACGGTGTGGAATGGGACGCGGTGGAGCTGCCCAGCCAGTTCATGGAGAATTTCTGCTGGGAGTGGCCGCGGCTGCAGGCGATGACCGCGCATGTGGACAGCGGCGAGCCGCTGCCGCGCGCGCTGTTCGACAAGATGCTGGCGGCGAAGAACTACCAGAGCGGCATGTTCACCGTGCGCCAGCTGGAATTCGCGCTCTTCGACATGCAGTTGCATCACGCCTTCGATGTCGCCGGCGACAGCATGCTGCAACTGCTCGAACGCGTGCGCGACGAGGTCGCGGTGAACCGCCCGCCGGCCTGGAACCGCTTCCCGCACCAGTTCAGTCACATTTTCGCCGGCGGCTACGGCGCCGGCTACTACAGCTACAAATGGGCCGAAGTGCTCAGCGCCGACGCCTATGCCGCGTTCGAGGAAGCGCCGGACCAACTGGCCGCCACCGGTGCGCGGTTCCTGCAGGAGATCCTGGCGCGCGGCGGCAGCCGTCCGGCGCTGCAGAACTTCACCGCCTTCCGCGGCCGCGCGCCGGAGCTGGACGCCTTGCTGCGGCATAGCGGCATGGCGGGTTGA
- a CDS encoding PLP-dependent cysteine synthase family protein, translated as MTYRDWVANAIQKIEADFNRSADTHLIPLELPGFPGIDLYFKDESSHPTGSLKHRLARSLFLYALANGWLREGRPVIEASSGSTAVSEAYFARLLGLPFIAVMPATTSPEKIAAIEFQGGRCHLVERACDLHADSVQLARESGGHFMDQFLYAERATDWRANNNIAESIFRQMQEEPHPVPAWIVCSPGTGGTAATLGRYVRYRRHATRILCADPEVSVFFEGYCEALAGRDYAGLASTGGSRIEGIGRPRVESSFIPSCVDAMVKVPDALSLAAMRYVTARLGRRVGGSTGTNFVGVLQAATRMREHGRSGSIVTILCDSGERYGHSYYRPDWYREHGIDVAQADAQLAAAVAGAGLPPLACAALT; from the coding sequence ATGACCTATCGCGATTGGGTGGCCAACGCCATCCAGAAGATCGAAGCCGATTTCAACCGCTCGGCCGACACCCACCTGATTCCGCTGGAGCTGCCCGGTTTCCCCGGCATCGATCTGTATTTCAAGGACGAGTCCAGCCATCCCACCGGTAGCCTCAAGCACCGCCTGGCGCGCTCGCTGTTCCTGTACGCGCTGGCCAACGGCTGGCTGCGCGAGGGGCGGCCGGTGATCGAGGCCTCCAGCGGCTCCACCGCGGTGTCCGAAGCCTATTTCGCGCGCCTGCTGGGGTTGCCGTTCATCGCGGTGATGCCGGCGACCACCTCGCCGGAAAAGATCGCCGCGATCGAGTTCCAGGGCGGGCGCTGCCACCTGGTCGAACGCGCCTGCGACCTGCACGCCGATTCGGTGCAGCTGGCGCGCGAGAGCGGCGGCCACTTCATGGACCAGTTCCTGTACGCCGAACGCGCCACCGACTGGCGCGCCAACAACAACATCGCCGAATCGATCTTCCGGCAGATGCAGGAAGAACCGCATCCGGTGCCGGCATGGATCGTGTGCAGCCCCGGCACCGGCGGCACCGCCGCCACGTTGGGCCGCTACGTGCGCTACCGCCGCCATGCCACCCGCATCCTGTGCGCGGATCCGGAAGTATCGGTGTTCTTCGAAGGCTATTGCGAAGCGCTGGCTGGGCGTGACTACGCCGGCCTGGCCAGCACCGGCGGGTCGCGCATCGAGGGCATCGGCCGGCCGCGGGTGGAATCGAGCTTCATCCCCAGCTGCGTCGATGCGATGGTCAAGGTGCCGGATGCGCTGAGCCTGGCGGCGATGCGCTACGTCACTGCGCGCCTGGGCCGGCGCGTCGGCGGCTCCACCGGCACCAACTTCGTCGGCGTGCTGCAAGCGGCGACGCGGATGCGCGAGCACGGCCGCAGCGGTTCCATCGTCACCATCCTGTGCGACAGCGGCGAGCGCTACGGGCACAGCTACTACCGGCCGGACTGGTACCGCGAGCACGGCATCGACGTGGCGCAGGCCGATGCGCAGCTGGCCGCGGCGGTGGCCGGCGCCGGCTTGCCGCCGCTGGCTTGTGCCGCGTTGACGTGA
- a CDS encoding heavy-metal-associated domain-containing protein: protein MQHIELTVQGMTCGGCSARLQRVLQASAGVAAVRVVLEGGRVEVEYDDARIDAAAIERAIADAGFGVVPR from the coding sequence ATGCAGCACATCGAACTCACGGTACAGGGCATGACCTGCGGCGGCTGCTCGGCGCGGTTGCAGCGCGTGCTGCAGGCCAGCGCCGGGGTCGCTGCGGTGCGGGTGGTGCTGGAGGGCGGGCGCGTGGAGGTGGAGTACGACGACGCGCGCATCGATGCGGCGGCGATCGAGCGCGCCATCGCCGATGCCGGTTTCGGGGTGGTGCCGCGCTGA
- a CDS encoding heavy metal translocating P-type ATPase — protein MNATAATTVTLSLPVQGMSCASCAVGLEQALNRLPGVVAQANYAAARVHLDYDPRQVDAQTLLQRIGQAGYTVPTQMLTLDLSGMSCASCAASIETVLANTPGVFAASVNLASARARVEYVAELVATADIIARIGSAGFGASVVRELDRTQLQAREQAERRAWHHELGRFAAAMLLTLPLFVQMFGMLDISAIAHALGSQHAEPLPRWLQLLLATPVQFWLGARFYRAGFIALRNGRANMDVLVALGTSMAYLYSAAVTVFGLAGQHVYFEASASIITLILLGRLLEARARRRTSSAIRALLDLKPKTARVERDGVLVEVEVAELVVGDVFVVAAGARVPVDGEVLDGRSSVDEAMLSGEAMPVAKAPGSRLFAATVNQFGMLRARATGVGADTLLAQIIRMVDAAQGSKAPIQHLVDRIAAVFVPAVIAIAALTLAVTWWLGGSFATALVHAVAVLVIACPCALGLATPTAIMVGTGVGARAGILIRNAEVLERARALTTLVLDKTGTLTEGRAQVTAIGVAQGADATALLRLAAALEAGSAHPLAVAIVRRAADDGVRAALPVATPQAVETLPGQGVRGRVAGQAVALGSLAWLRALCAPPLDAELLQRAEAAQAQGQSVVGIALDGRLTGYIAIADPLRDGALDAVARLKARGIEVIMLSGDNRHVAQAVAAQVGIQRVLAEVLPQHKAEEVRRLQAEPGAHVGMVGDGINDAPALAAADVSFAIGAGSDIAVEAADVVLVHGDLDGVATAIDLSAATLRKIRQNLFFAFVYNVLGIPLAAFGLLNPVLAGAAMALSSVSVLVNSLLLNRWRPR, from the coding sequence GTGAACGCGACGGCCGCCACCACTGTCACGCTGAGCCTGCCGGTGCAGGGCATGAGCTGCGCGTCCTGCGCCGTCGGCCTGGAACAGGCGCTCAACCGCTTGCCCGGAGTCGTCGCGCAAGCCAATTACGCCGCCGCGCGCGTCCACCTGGACTACGACCCGCGGCAGGTGGATGCGCAGACGCTGCTGCAGCGCATCGGCCAGGCCGGTTACACGGTGCCGACGCAGATGCTGACGCTGGACCTCAGCGGCATGAGCTGCGCGTCCTGCGCGGCTTCGATCGAAACCGTGCTGGCGAACACGCCCGGGGTGTTCGCCGCCAGCGTCAACCTGGCCTCGGCCAGGGCGCGTGTGGAGTACGTGGCGGAACTGGTCGCAACGGCCGACATCATTGCGCGAATCGGCAGCGCCGGCTTCGGCGCCAGCGTCGTGCGCGAGCTGGACCGCACCCAGCTGCAAGCGCGCGAACAGGCCGAGCGCCGCGCCTGGCACCACGAGCTGGGCAGGTTCGCCGCGGCGATGCTGCTGACCCTGCCGTTGTTCGTGCAGATGTTCGGCATGCTGGACATCTCCGCCATCGCGCATGCGCTCGGCAGCCAGCACGCCGAGCCGTTGCCACGCTGGCTGCAGTTGCTGCTGGCCACGCCGGTGCAGTTCTGGCTCGGCGCGCGCTTCTACCGCGCCGGGTTCATTGCCTTGCGCAACGGCCGCGCCAACATGGACGTGCTGGTCGCGCTCGGCACCAGCATGGCCTACCTGTACAGCGCCGCGGTCACCGTGTTCGGCCTGGCCGGGCAGCATGTGTATTTTGAGGCCAGCGCCTCGATCATCACCCTGATCCTGCTCGGGCGTTTGCTGGAAGCGCGCGCCAGGCGCAGGACCTCCTCGGCGATCCGCGCGCTGCTCGATCTCAAGCCCAAGACCGCCAGGGTGGAGCGCGACGGCGTGCTGGTGGAGGTCGAGGTGGCCGAGCTGGTGGTCGGCGATGTGTTCGTGGTCGCCGCCGGCGCGCGCGTGCCGGTGGACGGCGAGGTGCTCGACGGCCGTTCCAGCGTGGACGAGGCGATGCTGTCGGGCGAGGCGATGCCGGTAGCCAAGGCGCCGGGCAGCCGCCTGTTCGCCGCCACCGTGAACCAGTTCGGCATGTTGCGCGCGCGCGCCACCGGGGTCGGCGCCGACACGCTGCTGGCGCAGATCATCCGCATGGTCGATGCGGCGCAGGGCTCCAAGGCGCCGATCCAGCATCTGGTCGATCGCATCGCCGCGGTGTTCGTGCCGGCGGTGATCGCCATCGCCGCGCTCACCCTGGCCGTCACCTGGTGGCTCGGCGGCAGTTTCGCCACCGCGCTGGTGCACGCGGTGGCGGTGCTGGTGATCGCTTGCCCGTGCGCGCTGGGCCTGGCCACGCCGACCGCGATCATGGTCGGCACCGGCGTGGGCGCCCGCGCCGGCATCCTGATCCGCAACGCCGAGGTGCTGGAGCGCGCCCGTGCGCTGACCACGCTGGTGCTGGACAAGACCGGCACCCTGACCGAGGGCCGCGCGCAGGTGACCGCGATCGGCGTGGCGCAGGGCGCCGATGCCACCGCGCTGCTGCGCCTGGCGGCGGCGTTGGAGGCCGGTTCCGCGCATCCGCTGGCGGTTGCGATCGTGCGCCGTGCCGCCGACGACGGCGTGCGCGCGGCGCTGCCGGTGGCAACGCCGCAGGCGGTGGAAACGCTGCCCGGGCAGGGCGTGCGCGGCCGTGTCGCTGGCCAGGCGGTGGCGCTGGGGTCGCTGGCGTGGCTGCGCGCGTTGTGCGCGCCGCCGCTGGATGCCGAACTGCTGCAGCGGGCCGAGGCGGCCCAGGCGCAGGGCCAGAGCGTGGTCGGCATCGCGCTGGACGGCCGCCTCACCGGCTACATCGCCATCGCCGATCCGCTGCGCGACGGTGCCCTGGACGCGGTGGCGCGGCTCAAGGCGCGCGGCATCGAGGTGATCATGCTCAGCGGCGACAACCGCCATGTCGCGCAGGCGGTGGCCGCGCAGGTCGGTATTCAGCGCGTGCTGGCCGAGGTGTTGCCGCAACACAAGGCAGAGGAAGTGCGGCGCCTGCAGGCCGAACCTGGCGCGCACGTCGGCATGGTCGGCGACGGCATCAACGATGCGCCGGCGCTGGCCGCGGCCGACGTCAGCTTCGCCATCGGCGCCGGCTCGGACATCGCGGTGGAGGCGGCCGACGTGGTGCTGGTGCATGGCGACCTGGACGGCGTGGCCACCGCCATCGACCTGTCCGCGGCGACCTTGCGCAAGATCCGCCAGAACCTGTTCTTCGCCTTCGTCTACAACGTGCTCGGGATCCCGCTGGCCGCGTTCGGCCTGCTCAACCCGGTGCTCGCCGGCGCGGCGATGGCGCTGAGTTCGGTCTCGGTGTTGGTCAATTCCCTGCTGCTGAACCGCTGGCGACCGCGCTGA
- a CDS encoding heavy metal-responsive transcriptional regulator: protein MNPVATPSRFTIGALARQADVAIDTVRYYERQGLLPAPPRRASGYRDYDAAAVERVRCIRRAKDLGFSLEEIGDLLALQDDRLHGVEGIKQRASERVHELDRRIAQLTEMRDALAALVAECPGRGEPACCPILGDIRGDIRGGAAPGKPQP from the coding sequence ATGAATCCGGTCGCCACTCCATCCCGCTTCACCATCGGCGCGCTCGCGCGCCAGGCCGACGTCGCCATCGACACGGTCCGCTACTACGAGCGCCAGGGCCTGCTGCCGGCGCCGCCGCGGCGCGCGTCCGGCTACCGCGACTACGATGCGGCCGCGGTGGAGCGGGTGCGTTGCATCCGCCGCGCCAAGGACCTGGGCTTCTCGCTGGAGGAGATCGGCGACCTGCTCGCGCTGCAGGACGATCGCCTGCATGGCGTGGAAGGCATCAAGCAGCGCGCGAGCGAGCGCGTGCACGAACTGGATCGGCGCATCGCGCAACTGACCGAGATGCGCGACGCGCTGGCCGCACTGGTCGCGGAATGCCCGGGCCGCGGCGAACCTGCGTGCTGCCCGATCCTCGGCGACATCCGCGGCGACATCCGCGGTGGCGCCGCGCCGGGCAAGCCGCAGCCGTGA
- a CDS encoding CopL family metal-binding regulatory protein yields the protein MPIFALLTRLLLCLSLLLNGAVTAVAMPGMAAAPQRTDAGISRHHAAEHAPATRIAAAAMPCHHHEAAPHAAEHGEGHCPRQAGKHGCCGTATGCQCAHAQPLPALIALPLALPVAAQPLFPRGRQDGRGAPGLPRLERPPSA from the coding sequence GTGCCGATCTTCGCCTTGCTGACCCGCCTGCTGCTGTGCCTGAGCCTGCTGCTCAATGGCGCCGTCACGGCTGTGGCGATGCCGGGCATGGCCGCGGCCCCGCAGCGCACCGACGCTGGCATCTCCCGGCACCACGCCGCCGAACACGCGCCTGCCACGCGTATCGCCGCCGCAGCGATGCCGTGTCACCACCATGAGGCCGCACCGCACGCCGCGGAGCATGGCGAGGGGCATTGCCCCAGGCAGGCCGGCAAGCACGGTTGCTGCGGCACCGCGACCGGCTGCCAGTGCGCGCATGCGCAGCCGCTGCCGGCGCTGATCGCGCTGCCGCTGGCGTTGCCGGTCGCGGCGCAACCGCTGTTCCCGCGCGGCCGCCAGGATGGCCGCGGCGCACCCGGCCTGCCGCGGCTGGAGCGACCTCCCAGCGCCTGA
- a CDS encoding copper resistance system multicopper oxidase produces MKPPSSGLPALPSRRRFVTGLALGAAAGIGGLSLRQAQAATLARNGAVPYQLHGTDFDLSIGSARVNFTGRERPAITVNGSVPAPILRWREGDSVEVRVANRLPGHTQTSVHWHGILLPANMDGVPGMSFDGIPPGESYRYRFALRQSGTYWYHSHSLHQEQAGLYGAIVIDPLQPPPYHYDREHVLLLSDWTDLDPAALFRRLKKMPSYDNTYQRSIGDFLRDAREDGLRATLADRGRWGRMRMTPSDLSDVNANTYTYLLNGVAPGGNWTGVFRPGETLLLRLINASSMTYFDLRIPGLKMTVVAADGQYVHPVSVDELRIAAAETYDVLVEPGGQDAYTVFAQDMGRTGYARGTLAVRQGLQAPVPANDPRPLLRMQDMGHTMAGHSGMDHGGATTMQGMEGGCGASMGMAGMAGMDHAAMQHAAMDHGTMDHGTHAPGDAGAAPTHPRSERGNPLVDMRSSATAPKLDDPGIGLRGNGRRVLTYADLHSLFDDPDGRDPGREIELHLTGNMEKFAWSFDGIPFASAAPLRLNYGERLRIVLVNDTMMQHPIHLHGMWSDVENAAGQFQVRKHTVDMPPGTRRSYRVRADALGRWAYHCHLLYHMDGGMMREVRVDA; encoded by the coding sequence ATGAAACCACCTTCCTCCGGCCTGCCGGCCCTGCCGTCGCGGCGCCGCTTCGTCACCGGACTGGCGCTGGGCGCCGCCGCCGGCATCGGCGGCCTGTCGCTGCGGCAAGCGCAAGCCGCAACGCTAGCGCGCAACGGCGCCGTGCCTTATCAACTGCACGGCACCGACTTCGACCTCAGCATCGGCAGCGCACGGGTCAATTTCACCGGGCGCGAGCGTCCGGCCATCACCGTCAACGGCAGCGTGCCGGCGCCGATCCTGCGCTGGCGCGAAGGCGACAGCGTCGAGGTGCGCGTCGCCAACCGCCTGCCGGGACACACGCAAACCTCCGTGCACTGGCACGGCATCCTGCTGCCGGCGAACATGGACGGCGTGCCCGGCATGAGCTTCGACGGCATCCCTCCCGGCGAAAGCTACCGCTACCGCTTCGCCCTGCGCCAGTCGGGCACCTACTGGTACCACAGCCACTCGCTGCACCAGGAACAGGCCGGCCTGTACGGCGCGATCGTGATCGACCCGCTGCAGCCGCCGCCCTACCACTACGACCGCGAACACGTGCTGCTGCTGTCGGACTGGACCGATCTGGACCCGGCGGCGCTGTTCCGGCGGCTGAAAAAAATGCCGTCCTACGACAACACCTACCAGCGCAGCATCGGCGACTTCCTGCGCGACGCGCGCGAAGACGGCTTGCGCGCCACCCTCGCCGACCGCGGCAGGTGGGGACGCATGCGGATGACCCCCAGCGACCTGTCCGACGTCAACGCCAACACCTACACCTACCTGCTCAACGGCGTCGCTCCCGGCGGCAACTGGACCGGCGTATTCCGTCCCGGCGAGACGCTGCTGCTGCGCCTGATCAACGCCTCCAGCATGACCTACTTCGACCTGCGCATCCCCGGGCTGAAGATGACCGTGGTCGCCGCAGACGGCCAGTACGTGCACCCGGTGAGCGTGGACGAACTGCGCATCGCCGCAGCCGAGACCTACGACGTGCTGGTGGAACCCGGCGGCCAGGACGCCTACACCGTGTTCGCCCAGGACATGGGCCGCACCGGCTACGCACGCGGCACCCTGGCCGTGCGCCAGGGCCTGCAGGCGCCGGTGCCGGCGAACGATCCGCGCCCGCTGCTGCGCATGCAGGACATGGGCCACACCATGGCGGGGCATTCCGGCATGGACCACGGCGGCGCGACCACGATGCAAGGCATGGAAGGCGGCTGCGGCGCGAGCATGGGCATGGCCGGCATGGCCGGCATGGACCATGCCGCGATGCAGCATGCGGCGATGGACCACGGCACGATGGATCACGGCACGCATGCGCCCGGCGACGCCGGCGCAGCGCCCACGCATCCGCGCAGCGAACGCGGCAATCCGCTGGTGGACATGCGGTCCTCCGCGACCGCGCCGAAGCTGGACGATCCGGGCATCGGCCTGCGCGGCAACGGCCGCCGGGTGCTGACGTACGCCGACCTGCACAGCCTGTTCGACGACCCCGACGGCCGCGACCCCGGGCGCGAGATCGAACTGCACCTCACCGGCAACATGGAGAAGTTCGCCTGGTCCTTCGACGGCATCCCGTTCGCCAGCGCCGCGCCGCTGCGGCTCAACTACGGCGAGCGCCTGCGCATCGTGCTGGTCAACGACACGATGATGCAGCACCCGATCCACCTGCACGGCATGTGGAGCGACGTGGAGAATGCCGCCGGCCAGTTCCAGGTGCGCAAGCACACCGTGGACATGCCGCCGGGCACGCGCCGCAGCTACCGCGTGCGCGCCGATGCGCTGGGCCGCTGGGCCTACCACTGCCACCTGCTGTACCACATGGACGGCGGCATGATGCGCGAAGTGCGGGTGGACGCATGA
- a CDS encoding copper resistance protein B, whose product MNATPRAALAQAQALGLALLFAHGAARAQMEMQEHGTPSAAQADHAMQDHAGMQPGAVEPGPGTGDRGPGKAQARPAHFSSAATCSCASAPASALPREPIPALTDADRAAAFPVLRTHAMLHAPPRTGYLLFDRLEGWDTDHGSGQAWEASAWYGGDIDRLWLRSEGARSGGRTEAAELEALYGHAVSPWWDLLVGVKQDLAPGDARTSAAFGVQGVAPYKFKVAATLYVGEGGSASARLQGEYDVLLSNRWILQPRLEADVAFADDRARDIGSGLSTLEAGLRLRYEISRRFAPYLGVVHERAFGATADYRRDAGEAARETRVVAGVRIWF is encoded by the coding sequence ATGAACGCCACGCCGCGCGCCGCGCTGGCGCAGGCGCAGGCGCTCGGCCTGGCGCTGCTGTTCGCGCACGGTGCTGCGCGTGCGCAGATGGAGATGCAGGAGCACGGCACCCCAAGCGCAGCGCAGGCCGATCACGCCATGCAGGACCACGCCGGGATGCAGCCGGGGGCTGTGGAGCCGGGACCAGGGACCGGGGACCGGGGACCCGGAAAAGCACAAGCGCGGCCTGCTCACTTCAGCTCAGCGGCGACGTGCAGCTGCGCCAGTGCGCCCGCTTCCGCGCTGCCGCGCGAGCCGATCCCGGCGCTCACCGACGCCGACCGCGCCGCCGCGTTCCCGGTCCTGCGTACGCACGCGATGCTGCATGCGCCACCGCGCACCGGCTATCTGCTGTTCGATCGTCTGGAGGGCTGGGATACCGACCACGGCAGCGGCCAGGCCTGGGAAGCCAGCGCCTGGTACGGCGGCGACATCGATCGGCTGTGGCTGCGCAGCGAAGGCGCGCGCAGCGGCGGCCGTACCGAAGCGGCGGAGTTGGAAGCGCTGTACGGTCACGCGGTGTCGCCGTGGTGGGATCTGCTGGTGGGAGTGAAACAGGACCTCGCACCGGGCGACGCGCGCACCTCGGCCGCATTCGGCGTGCAGGGCGTGGCGCCGTACAAGTTCAAGGTCGCGGCCACGCTGTATGTCGGCGAAGGCGGCAGCGCCAGCGCACGCCTGCAAGGTGAGTACGACGTGCTGCTGAGCAACCGCTGGATCCTGCAGCCGCGGCTGGAAGCCGACGTCGCGTTCGCAGACGATCGCGCACGCGACATCGGCAGCGGCCTGTCCACGCTCGAAGCCGGCCTGCGCCTGCGCTACGAGATCAGCCGCCGCTTCGCGCCGTATCTCGGCGTGGTCCACGAGCGCGCCTTCGGCGCAACCGCGGACTATCGCCGCGACGCGGGAGAAGCCGCGCGCGAGACGCGTGTCGTCGCCGGCGTACGCATCTGGTTTTAG